One Curtobacterium sp. BH-2-1-1 genomic region harbors:
- a CDS encoding NAD(P)-dependent oxidoreductase, which yields MTSQQHLLVFGATGQTGQHFTQFALDAGHRVRAVARTPAKLTIQHDDLEVVPGSVPDDLDLHALLDGVTAVVVMLGDVDAQRDRLVNTPFVRALVPAMRRSGATRLLYQAGGLSAPPGRRLAPVLRLVRATLARAYRGQHADNEAVMRYLDAEARDIAWTVHRAGIGSDGPAKGELRRSARWISIATFRDCAAYNLRALFDEDAVHTCDGSAYRRSR from the coding sequence ATGACATCGCAACAGCACCTGCTCGTCTTCGGCGCGACGGGCCAGACCGGCCAGCACTTCACGCAGTTCGCCCTCGACGCCGGACACCGGGTGCGCGCCGTCGCCCGCACGCCGGCCAAGCTCACGATCCAGCACGACGACCTCGAGGTCGTACCGGGCTCCGTCCCCGACGACCTCGACCTCCACGCACTGCTGGACGGTGTGACCGCCGTCGTCGTGATGCTCGGGGACGTCGACGCGCAGCGTGACCGTCTGGTCAACACGCCCTTCGTCCGGGCGCTCGTGCCGGCGATGCGTCGGAGCGGTGCCACCCGCCTGCTCTACCAGGCGGGCGGGTTGAGCGCGCCTCCCGGCCGGCGGCTCGCACCGGTGCTGCGGCTCGTGCGGGCGACGCTCGCCCGCGCGTACCGCGGTCAGCATGCCGACAACGAGGCGGTGATGCGCTACCTCGACGCCGAGGCGCGGGACATCGCCTGGACGGTGCACCGGGCCGGCATCGGCTCGGACGGCCCCGCGAAGGGCGAGCTCCGCCGCTCGGCGCGGTGGATCAGCATCGCGACCTTCCGCGACTGCGCCGCGTACAACCTGCGGGCGCTGTTCGACGAGGACGCCGTGCACACCTGCGACGGGAGCGCGTACCGCCGGTCACGCTGA
- a CDS encoding RsmB/NOP family class I SAM-dependent RNA methyltransferase, translated as MSAASTGQRRHHGPRQTSARRVAFDVLRAVQVDDAYANLLLPTRIRRAGLSARDAGFATELTYGSIRMLGRYDAIIALASGRRIDNVESDVLDVLRLGAHQLLGMRTPTHAAVDATVELAREVGARRATGFVNAVLRKVAARTDDEWDALITAGRGGDALLATRWSHPTWVVSALRDALAAERSRDELAALLAADNAAPRVQLAALPGLATDEDVAAARAHAATATEHETDADDETQVAPPEPLTDPEADLPVSPVGIRGISGDPARVPGVTAGRLRVQDEGSQLAALALSRSSAIRPGERWLDLCAGPGGKAALLAAEAAQGGATLVANELVPARAGLVGKALAGSGDGVTVVEGDGRRFGRDGAGVTFDRILLDAPCTGLGALRRRPEARWRKQPEDVPELAALQAELLDAAVRVLAPGGTLAYVTCSPHLAETRGQVDALMARHGGELEQLDTASVVRSVAARDPRVADGNTVQLWPHRIGTDAMFIALFRRVA; from the coding sequence GTGAGCGCCGCGAGCACCGGGCAGCGCCGGCACCACGGACCGCGGCAGACGAGTGCCCGCCGTGTCGCCTTCGACGTGCTGCGGGCGGTGCAGGTCGACGACGCCTACGCCAACCTCCTGCTCCCGACCCGGATCCGCCGCGCCGGGCTCTCCGCGCGCGACGCCGGGTTCGCCACCGAGCTGACCTACGGGTCGATCCGGATGCTCGGCCGGTACGACGCGATCATCGCCCTCGCCTCCGGCCGTCGCATCGACAACGTCGAGTCCGACGTGCTCGACGTCCTCCGGCTCGGCGCCCACCAGCTGCTCGGGATGCGCACCCCGACGCACGCCGCCGTCGACGCCACGGTCGAGCTCGCCCGCGAGGTCGGTGCCCGCCGCGCCACCGGCTTCGTCAACGCCGTGCTGCGCAAGGTCGCCGCACGCACCGACGACGAGTGGGACGCGCTCATCACCGCGGGCCGTGGTGGGGACGCACTGCTCGCCACCCGGTGGTCGCACCCCACGTGGGTGGTGTCCGCGCTGCGGGACGCCCTCGCTGCCGAACGCTCGCGGGACGAGCTCGCCGCGCTCCTGGCGGCCGACAACGCCGCGCCCCGGGTGCAGCTCGCCGCGCTGCCCGGGCTGGCCACCGACGAGGACGTCGCCGCTGCGCGGGCCCACGCCGCGACCGCGACCGAACACGAGACGGACGCCGACGACGAGACGCAGGTCGCGCCTCCCGAACCGCTCACGGACCCCGAGGCGGACTTGCCGGTCTCGCCCGTCGGCATCCGCGGGATCTCCGGCGACCCCGCCCGCGTGCCGGGCGTCACCGCCGGACGGCTCCGCGTGCAGGACGAGGGCTCCCAGCTCGCCGCACTGGCGCTCAGTCGGTCGTCGGCGATCCGGCCGGGGGAGCGGTGGCTCGACCTCTGCGCCGGGCCCGGTGGCAAGGCGGCGCTCCTCGCGGCCGAGGCCGCACAGGGCGGGGCGACCCTCGTGGCGAACGAACTCGTGCCGGCGCGTGCCGGACTCGTGGGGAAGGCCCTCGCGGGCTCCGGCGACGGCGTGACCGTGGTCGAGGGCGACGGTCGGCGCTTCGGTCGCGACGGCGCCGGGGTGACGTTCGATCGGATCCTGCTCGACGCGCCGTGCACCGGACTCGGAGCGCTCCGGCGTCGTCCGGAGGCCCGGTGGCGCAAGCAGCCCGAGGACGTCCCCGAGCTCGCCGCGCTGCAGGCCGAACTGCTCGACGCCGCCGTGCGGGTGCTCGCACCGGGCGGGACCCTCGCGTACGTGACGTGCTCGCCGCACCTGGCGGAGACCCGAGGACAGGTCGACGCCCTGATGGCGCGGCACGGTGGCGAGCTCGAGCAGCTCGACACCGCGTCCGTCGTGCGGTCCGTGGCCGCGCGGGACCCTCGGGTGGCCGACGGGAACACGGTGCAGCTCTGGCCGCACCGGATCGGGACGGACGCGATGTTCATCGCGCTGTTCCGGCGCGTCGCGTAG
- the fmt gene encoding methionyl-tRNA formyltransferase produces MRLVVAGSPAAAVPTLRRLAASEHEIAAVLTRPATPQGRKRVLTPTPVAQVAQELGLPVIEASRVDDEVTARIADLGVDLGVIVAYGALLRRPALDAPRLGWVNLHFSDLPQYRGAAPVQRAVMAGDTRTAATVFQLVEALDAGPVYASDPFDIDSEATSGEVLAAMAETGAETVVRVVDDIAAGTAVAVEQTGEPTLAPKLTIDDGRIDFAAPATVVHARLRGVTPEPGAYAHLGETRVKLLRSTRLPGGAADPAPSLAPGALSVQGGRLLVGTADDPLVLTEVQPAGKKAMDAAAWARGLGSLDGKVLA; encoded by the coding sequence ATGCGTCTCGTCGTCGCCGGCAGCCCCGCTGCGGCCGTCCCCACCCTCCGCCGCCTCGCGGCGTCCGAGCACGAGATCGCCGCGGTGCTCACCCGTCCGGCGACCCCGCAGGGCCGGAAGCGCGTCCTCACCCCGACCCCCGTCGCCCAGGTCGCACAGGAGCTCGGCCTCCCGGTGATCGAGGCGTCCCGGGTCGACGACGAGGTCACCGCCCGCATCGCCGACCTCGGGGTCGACCTCGGCGTCATCGTCGCGTACGGCGCCCTGCTCCGACGCCCGGCGCTCGACGCCCCGCGGCTCGGCTGGGTGAACCTGCACTTCTCGGACCTGCCGCAGTACCGCGGCGCCGCCCCCGTCCAGCGCGCGGTGATGGCCGGCGACACCCGCACCGCCGCGACGGTGTTCCAGCTCGTCGAGGCGCTCGACGCCGGTCCGGTCTACGCGAGCGACCCGTTCGACATCGACTCCGAGGCGACCTCCGGCGAGGTCCTCGCCGCGATGGCCGAGACCGGCGCCGAGACCGTCGTCCGCGTCGTCGACGACATCGCCGCGGGCACCGCGGTCGCCGTGGAGCAGACCGGCGAGCCCACCCTCGCCCCGAAGCTGACCATCGACGACGGTCGCATCGACTTCGCCGCACCGGCCACCGTCGTGCACGCACGCCTGCGCGGCGTCACGCCCGAGCCCGGCGCGTACGCCCACCTCGGCGAGACCCGCGTCAAGCTGCTCCGCAGCACCCGACTGCCAGGAGGCGCAGCAGACCCCGCCCCGTCGCTCGCCCCCGGTGCGCTCAGCGTCCAGGGCGGTCGGCTGCTCGTCGGAACCGCCGACGACCCGCTCGTGCTCACCGAGGTGCAGCCCGCCGGCAAGAAGGCGATGGACGCCGCCGCCTGGGCCCGGGGCCTCGGCTCCCTCGACGGGAAGGTCCTGGCGTGA
- a CDS encoding DEAD/DEAH box helicase family protein, with translation MTTGERTNDRTNDRPGARTLPLASWRYQGTLRTYQRDVLDRVPVEPGDPVHVVAPPGAGKTLLGLLLAGRHGARALVLAPTATIRAQWARSASALHGDATVSEDPDRPGDLTALTYQMLSVLDTGSPLTDLATADWRRELVDGGRETAAAARWIDDLRTSNPSAFRKGVRRRSRAIRKRLAREDPERLAEALHPNARALVDRLVAHGVETVVLDECHHLLDHWALVVAYLIGRIRASGREPVVIGLTATLPSTDDRDAHDTYTALLGDVDHEVPTPAVVKEGNLAPYRDHVWFVEPTPDELAFLRDHERRLAALIRGSLAEPDGIDWLETTLQPETSTGAVPGPDPGTRPATAEERLAAAFAADFPVAEAAARTLAEFRPDHPLLALLPDDVRRAPDAEGRIRVLARYALDRLLPDPDRAEQWQRIKRSIVDFGFTLTDRGVRRSRDPIDTVLASSAAKDRAVVDLLHLELSQDAADRVRAVVVTDHATHGNTRGSAVPAAGALRTFATVATEDHPVPLRPVLVTARHLRIAARDADVLLPALEQRLGTTCSTEPVPDDPHVLSVETPGAGSAAVLAAVSALLTDGTTRLVVGTRGLLGEGWDCPAVNTLIDLTAVATSSATQQLRGRTLRLDPAWPRKVAHNWTVTAVVPADVPLDAAPDVSRMRRKHEQIWGLLRSDSAQVVRGTSIALTDGQARRLAGLVAKDQRQTVRALDETIAAELPTRADSWAAWRVGEPYADRESTATVVEEPRTQPFRTGPTAEFVLAVVLGAVLWLLAESARGIVALWRLGSVPGVLGLLVVIGLAVLLVWPVARQLGLALRQRFSTVGAYRRAVRVVVDALHRAGRVPAFGEGDVRVTAQMAGKVPQSFTMEVLGARPEDRRVVTGALAEFFGPVRTPRFLLQVSRTERATVRRAPLLVVALAVARAVTPGDRYFAVPAAVGRRRADAEAFAADWSRRVGPCRLHEIDSPESLVLLVRARRTSGAATAAPVLRDQWS, from the coding sequence GTGACGACGGGGGAACGCACGAACGACCGCACGAACGACCGCCCGGGGGCCCGCACGCTCCCGCTCGCCAGCTGGCGCTACCAGGGCACGCTGCGCACGTACCAACGCGACGTCCTCGACCGGGTGCCGGTCGAACCCGGCGACCCCGTCCACGTCGTCGCGCCGCCGGGCGCCGGCAAGACCCTGCTCGGGCTGCTCCTCGCCGGACGCCACGGTGCGCGCGCCCTCGTGCTCGCGCCGACCGCGACGATCCGCGCGCAGTGGGCCCGATCCGCGTCGGCCCTGCACGGCGACGCGACGGTGTCCGAGGACCCGGACCGCCCCGGCGACCTCACCGCGCTGACCTACCAGATGCTCTCCGTCCTCGACACCGGCAGTCCGCTCACCGACCTCGCCACCGCGGACTGGCGTCGCGAACTCGTCGACGGGGGACGGGAGACCGCGGCCGCGGCACGGTGGATTGACGACCTCCGCACCAGCAACCCGTCAGCGTTCCGGAAGGGCGTCCGTCGCCGTTCCCGCGCGATCCGGAAGCGGCTCGCGCGCGAGGACCCCGAGCGCCTCGCCGAGGCCCTGCACCCGAACGCCCGCGCACTCGTCGACCGGCTCGTGGCACACGGCGTCGAGACCGTCGTCCTCGACGAGTGCCACCACCTCCTCGACCACTGGGCGCTGGTGGTCGCCTACCTGATCGGCCGCATCCGCGCGTCCGGCCGCGAACCGGTCGTGATCGGCCTGACCGCGACCCTGCCGTCCACCGACGACCGCGACGCCCACGACACCTACACCGCACTGCTCGGCGACGTCGACCACGAAGTGCCGACACCCGCCGTCGTGAAGGAGGGCAACCTCGCGCCCTACCGCGACCACGTCTGGTTCGTCGAGCCGACCCCGGACGAGCTCGCCTTCCTGCGCGACCACGAACGCCGACTCGCCGCGCTGATCCGCGGCTCGCTCGCCGAACCCGACGGGATCGACTGGCTCGAGACGACGCTGCAACCGGAGACCAGCACCGGCGCGGTCCCCGGACCGGACCCCGGCACACGGCCCGCCACCGCCGAGGAACGACTCGCCGCAGCCTTCGCCGCCGACTTCCCCGTCGCCGAGGCCGCCGCACGCACCCTCGCCGAGTTCCGCCCCGACCACCCACTGCTCGCGCTCCTGCCCGACGACGTCCGACGCGCCCCCGACGCCGAGGGGCGGATCCGGGTCCTCGCCCGCTACGCCCTCGACCGACTGCTGCCCGACCCCGACCGCGCGGAGCAGTGGCAGCGCATCAAGCGCTCGATCGTGGACTTCGGGTTCACCCTGACCGACCGCGGCGTCCGACGGAGCCGCGACCCGATCGACACGGTGCTCGCATCCTCCGCCGCGAAGGACCGCGCCGTCGTCGACCTGCTCCACCTCGAACTCTCCCAGGACGCTGCCGACCGGGTCCGGGCCGTCGTGGTGACCGACCACGCCACCCACGGCAACACCCGGGGGAGCGCCGTCCCCGCCGCGGGCGCACTCCGGACCTTCGCCACGGTCGCGACGGAGGACCACCCCGTGCCGCTGCGCCCCGTGCTCGTCACCGCACGCCACCTCCGGATCGCCGCCCGGGACGCCGACGTCCTGCTCCCCGCACTCGAGCAGCGCCTCGGCACGACCTGCAGCACGGAGCCGGTGCCCGACGACCCGCACGTGCTCAGCGTCGAGACCCCCGGTGCCGGATCGGCCGCCGTGCTGGCCGCCGTCTCCGCCCTGCTCACGGACGGCACCACCCGACTCGTCGTCGGTACCCGTGGCCTCCTCGGCGAGGGCTGGGACTGCCCCGCCGTGAACACGCTCATCGACCTCACCGCCGTCGCGACCTCGTCGGCGACCCAGCAGCTCCGCGGTCGCACGCTCCGCCTCGACCCGGCGTGGCCCCGCAAGGTCGCCCACAACTGGACCGTCACCGCCGTCGTCCCGGCCGACGTCCCGCTCGACGCCGCCCCGGACGTCTCCCGGATGCGCCGGAAGCACGAACAGATCTGGGGACTGCTCCGCTCGGACTCTGCGCAGGTGGTCCGCGGCACGTCGATCGCGCTCACCGACGGACAGGCCCGCCGGCTCGCCGGACTCGTTGCGAAGGACCAGCGGCAGACCGTTCGGGCCCTCGACGAGACCATCGCCGCCGAACTCCCCACCCGGGCCGACAGCTGGGCCGCCTGGCGCGTCGGCGAGCCCTACGCCGACCGCGAGAGCACGGCGACCGTCGTCGAGGAACCACGCACGCAGCCGTTCCGTACCGGACCGACCGCGGAGTTCGTGCTCGCCGTCGTCCTCGGCGCGGTCCTCTGGCTGCTCGCCGAGTCCGCCCGGGGCATCGTCGCCCTCTGGCGGCTCGGCTCGGTGCCCGGCGTGCTCGGGCTCCTCGTCGTCATCGGTCTCGCCGTCCTGCTCGTCTGGCCCGTCGCCCGACAGCTCGGCCTCGCCCTCCGCCAGCGGTTCAGCACCGTCGGCGCCTACCGCAGAGCCGTCCGGGTCGTCGTCGACGCGCTGCACCGGGCCGGTCGGGTCCCGGCGTTCGGCGAGGGGGACGTCCGCGTCACCGCGCAGATGGCGGGGAAGGTGCCGCAGAGCTTCACGATGGAGGTGCTCGGCGCACGCCCCGAGGACCGCCGCGTCGTCACCGGCGCGCTCGCCGAGTTCTTCGGCCCGGTGCGGACCCCGCGCTTCCTGCTGCAGGTCAGCCGCACCGAGCGCGCGACCGTGCGGCGGGCGCCGTTGCTCGTCGTGGCCCTGGCCGTGGCCCGTGCGGTCACCCCGGGCGACCGGTACTTCGCCGTGCCGGCGGCCGTGGGACGTCGCCGTGCCGATGCCGAGGCGTTCGCCGCCGACTGGAGCCGCCGGGTCGGTCCGTGCCGCCTGCACGAGATCGACTCGCCGGAGTCGCTCGTGCTGCTGGTCCGTGCCCGCCGGACGTCGGGTGCCGCCACGGCCGCGCCGGTGCTCCGCGACCAGTGGTCCTGA
- a CDS encoding DUF4383 domain-containing protein — MSDVTTSTNRYAGSSIQAIALVVGVVFLLVGIAGFVPGLTTGDLGGAGHGSMAMLLGLFQVSVLHNVVHLLFGVVGLLAARYATGSRMYLVIGGVVYFVLWVYGLFTAGHDFGANFVPLNWADNWLHLVLAIGMVALGVVFPRERHTAVTAG; from the coding sequence ATGTCCGACGTCACCACGTCCACCAACCGCTACGCGGGCTCGAGCATCCAGGCGATCGCACTCGTCGTCGGGGTCGTCTTCCTGCTCGTCGGGATCGCCGGGTTCGTCCCCGGGCTGACGACGGGCGACCTCGGCGGGGCGGGGCACGGCTCGATGGCGATGCTGCTCGGACTGTTCCAGGTGTCGGTGCTCCACAACGTCGTGCACCTGCTGTTCGGGGTCGTCGGACTGCTCGCGGCGCGGTACGCCACCGGGTCCCGCATGTACCTCGTGATCGGTGGCGTCGTCTACTTCGTGCTGTGGGTGTACGGGCTGTTCACCGCCGGACACGACTTCGGGGCGAACTTCGTGCCGCTGAACTGGGCGGACAACTGGCTGCACCTGGTGCTGGCGATCGGGATGGTGGCGCTCGGCGTGGTCTTCCCGCGCGAGCGCCACACCGCCGTCACCGCGGGCTGA
- a CDS encoding glycine C-acetyltransferase, producing MYGAIKDHLTAELAGIEAAGLTKRERGIAGPQRAAIKADGAPLLNFCANNYLGLADSTDLVDAAKDALDRWGYGMASVRFICGTQDLHLDLERRVSAFLGTEATILYSSCFDANGGLFEVLLGPEDAIISDELNHASIIDGVRLSKAQRYRYRNRDVQDLEAQLVAAGDARFRAIVTDGVFSMDGSIAPLAEICDLADRYDALVIVDDSHAVGFVGEHGRGTPELCGVADRVDVYTGTFGKALGGASGGYVASRREIVDLLRQRSRPYLFSNSLAPVIAAGTVAALDLIERSDDARERLRANAARFRSLMTDAGFELLPGEHPIVPVMFHDAALTARIADEMQARGIYVTAFSYPVVPKGRARIRVQLSAAHTEEQVRRCVTAFTEARAAAARAAAGPVGDAVSPR from the coding sequence ATGTACGGCGCGATCAAGGACCACCTGACGGCCGAGCTGGCGGGCATCGAGGCCGCCGGGCTCACGAAGCGGGAGCGCGGCATCGCCGGTCCGCAGCGTGCGGCGATCAAGGCCGACGGTGCTCCGCTGCTGAACTTCTGCGCGAACAACTACCTCGGGCTGGCCGACTCCACCGACCTCGTCGACGCGGCGAAGGACGCCCTCGACCGGTGGGGCTACGGCATGGCGAGCGTCCGGTTCATCTGCGGCACGCAGGACCTCCACCTCGACCTCGAGCGTCGCGTGTCGGCGTTCCTCGGCACCGAGGCCACGATCCTGTACTCGTCGTGCTTCGACGCGAACGGCGGCCTGTTCGAGGTGCTCCTCGGGCCGGAGGACGCGATCATCTCGGACGAGCTGAACCACGCCTCGATCATCGACGGCGTGCGGCTGTCGAAGGCGCAGCGGTACCGGTACCGGAACCGCGACGTGCAGGACCTCGAGGCGCAGCTCGTCGCCGCCGGGGACGCCCGGTTCCGCGCGATCGTCACCGACGGCGTCTTCTCGATGGACGGCTCGATCGCGCCGCTCGCCGAGATCTGCGACCTCGCGGACCGGTACGACGCCCTCGTCATCGTCGACGATTCGCACGCCGTCGGGTTCGTCGGCGAGCACGGCCGGGGGACGCCCGAGCTGTGCGGCGTCGCGGACCGGGTCGACGTGTACACGGGCACGTTCGGCAAGGCACTCGGGGGTGCGAGCGGCGGGTACGTCGCCAGCCGGCGGGAGATCGTCGACCTGCTGCGGCAGCGGTCCCGTCCGTACCTGTTCTCGAACTCGCTCGCGCCGGTGATCGCCGCGGGGACGGTCGCAGCGCTCGACCTCATCGAGCGGTCGGACGACGCGCGCGAGCGGCTGCGGGCGAACGCAGCACGCTTCCGGTCGCTCATGACCGACGCCGGGTTCGAGCTGTTGCCGGGGGAGCACCCGATCGTCCCGGTGATGTTCCACGACGCGGCCCTGACCGCACGGATCGCCGACGAGATGCAGGCGCGCGGGATCTACGTGACGGCGTTCAGCTACCCGGTGGTCCCGAAGGGCCGGGCACGGATCCGGGTGCAGCTCTCGGCGGCGCACACCGAGGAGCAGGTCCGGCGGTGCGTGACGGCCTTCACCGAGGCCCGAGCGGCCGCGGCGCGAGCGGCCGCGGGTCCGGTCGGCGACGCGGTCAGCCCGCGGTGA
- the tdh gene encoding L-threonine 3-dehydrogenase: MRALYKPDAAPGLIMTERPVPVPTEDEVLIRVLRTGICGTDLHIRRWDDWAASAVTAPLVPGHEFFGEVVEVGSAVRDVAVGDRVSGEGHIVCGTCRNCRAGRRQMCIRTKGLGVQRDGAFAEYLTLPGANVWVHHADVDPEVGALFDPLGNAVHTALASPVVGEDVLVTGCGPIGLMAIAVARHAGARFVVGTDVSANRLRMAEAMGADLGVDVGAAGDPIRAAQEQLGMREGFDVGFEMSGAPTALPAMVDNMNHGGRIAMLGLPTGEIAVDWGKVVTHMLTVKGIYGREMFETWQTMSSMLQTSEVLRDRIASIVSGRFAARDWEAAFAAAASADGGKVVIDWTEI; this comes from the coding sequence ATGAGGGCGCTGTACAAGCCGGACGCAGCTCCGGGACTGATCATGACCGAGCGGCCGGTACCGGTCCCGACGGAGGACGAGGTCCTCATCCGGGTCCTCCGCACCGGGATCTGCGGGACCGACCTGCACATCCGGCGGTGGGACGACTGGGCGGCCTCGGCGGTCACGGCCCCGCTGGTCCCCGGACACGAGTTCTTCGGCGAGGTGGTCGAGGTCGGCTCCGCCGTGCGTGACGTCGCGGTCGGGGACCGGGTCTCCGGCGAGGGCCACATCGTGTGCGGCACGTGCCGGAACTGCCGGGCTGGCCGACGCCAGATGTGCATCCGCACGAAGGGCCTCGGCGTGCAGCGGGACGGCGCCTTCGCGGAGTACCTGACGCTGCCCGGCGCGAACGTGTGGGTGCACCACGCCGACGTCGACCCCGAGGTCGGCGCCCTGTTCGACCCGCTCGGCAACGCGGTCCACACGGCGCTCGCGTCCCCCGTCGTCGGCGAGGACGTGCTCGTCACCGGGTGCGGGCCGATCGGCCTCATGGCGATCGCGGTCGCTCGGCACGCCGGTGCCCGGTTCGTGGTCGGCACGGACGTCAGCGCGAACCGACTGCGGATGGCCGAGGCGATGGGCGCCGACCTCGGCGTCGACGTCGGTGCCGCCGGTGACCCGATCCGTGCGGCGCAGGAGCAGCTCGGCATGCGCGAGGGGTTCGACGTCGGCTTCGAGATGTCCGGCGCCCCGACCGCCCTCCCGGCGATGGTCGACAACATGAACCACGGCGGGCGGATCGCCATGCTCGGACTGCCGACCGGCGAGATCGCGGTCGACTGGGGCAAGGTCGTGACGCACATGCTCACGGTCAAGGGCATCTACGGCCGCGAGATGTTCGAGACGTGGCAGACCATGAGCTCGATGCTGCAGACGAGCGAGGTGCTGCGCGACCGCATCGCCTCGATCGTCTCGGGGCGCTTCGCGGCGCGTGACTGGGAGGCAGCGTTCGCCGCAGCGGCGAGCGCGGACGGCGGCAAGGTCGTCATCGACTGGACGGAGATCTGA